The proteins below are encoded in one region of Terriglobia bacterium:
- a CDS encoding DUF1588 domain-containing protein, translating to MTCRAVFALIVTGVTVFLATTAGAQTNSPKSTGTDVSGVINPMFSMYCASCHNQSRKTAGLALDSLNTKDVSEKSAVWEKVLRRLRTRRDPPIGSPRPDDAMYESAISAMESALDRAYPMNVPLTAATRVSAADLANRMAKFIWNGTPDSLLLDAAKKGNLRKPAGLEQQVRRMLQDPKANSLTTGFFERWALWDALERAQDVDTALLQDLETETRMFFENQLHDDHNALDVWTANYTFLNDRLAKHYGISGITGSAFQRYTYTDNMRAGILGQGSFLTVTSFKDRTSPVERGKMVLTTFLGVPPPDPAPNVPPLRPNDDRPMRVRMKEHLTNPACINCHATFDPVGLALENFNLVGQWRTTDGGEMIDASGNFVDGTKFNGPAELRAGLLKYRSAYYSNIAQKLLGYALGRQGRAWSVHENEMPAVRAVVREAAAHDYRWSSIVVGIVKSEPFQMKTIAQ from the coding sequence ATGACATGCAGAGCAGTATTCGCGCTGATCGTAACGGGCGTAACAGTCTTTCTCGCCACCACCGCGGGCGCTCAAACCAATTCACCGAAATCCACAGGCACGGATGTTTCCGGCGTTATCAACCCGATGTTCAGCATGTACTGCGCGTCGTGTCATAACCAGTCGCGCAAGACGGCCGGACTGGCACTCGACAGCCTGAACACAAAGGACGTGAGTGAAAAATCTGCCGTCTGGGAAAAAGTGCTGCGCCGGCTCCGGACGCGCCGGGATCCGCCGATCGGCTCGCCGCGGCCGGATGACGCGATGTACGAATCGGCAATATCGGCGATGGAATCGGCATTAGATCGGGCTTATCCGATGAATGTCCCGCTGACCGCCGCCACTCGGGTCTCCGCTGCCGACCTGGCGAACCGCATGGCCAAATTCATCTGGAACGGCACGCCCGATTCCCTGCTCCTGGACGCCGCGAAGAAAGGCAACTTGCGAAAGCCCGCCGGACTCGAACAACAGGTCCGCCGGATGCTGCAGGATCCGAAAGCGAACAGTCTGACGACGGGTTTCTTCGAGCGCTGGGCCTTGTGGGACGCGCTCGAGCGTGCGCAGGACGTCGATACCGCTCTGCTCCAGGATCTCGAGACCGAAACCCGGATGTTTTTCGAGAATCAGCTTCATGACGATCACAACGCCCTCGATGTGTGGACCGCGAACTACACCTTTCTCAACGACAGGCTGGCGAAACACTATGGAATTTCCGGCATTACCGGCAGCGCATTTCAACGCTACACATACACCGACAACATGCGCGCCGGGATCCTCGGACAAGGAAGTTTTCTGACCGTGACTTCGTTCAAGGACCGCACCTCGCCGGTCGAGCGCGGGAAGATGGTCCTGACCACGTTCCTCGGCGTGCCGCCTCCCGATCCCGCGCCCAACGTTCCGCCATTAAGGCCGAATGACGACCGCCCGATGCGCGTGCGGATGAAGGAGCATCTGACGAATCCCGCCTGTATCAACTGTCATGCGACTTTCGATCCGGTCGGCCTGGCACTGGAGAACTTCAACCTGGTGGGCCAATGGAGAACCACGGATGGCGGAGAAATGATCGACGCTTCCGGCAACTTCGTCGATGGAACGAAATTCAACGGGCCAGCGGAACTGCGAGCCGGGCTCTTGAAGTATCGATCGGCGTACTACTCGAACATCGCGCAGAAGCTTCTGGGATATGCGCTGGGCCGCCAGGGGCGAGCCTGGAGCGTCCACGAGAACGAGATGCCGGCGGTGCGCGCCGTCGTCCGCGAAGCGGCCGCGCATGATTACCGATGGTCATCGATTGTGGTGGGAATCGTGAAGAGCGAGCCGTTCCAGATGAAAACGATCGCGCAGTAG